In Larimichthys crocea isolate SSNF chromosome IV, L_crocea_2.0, whole genome shotgun sequence, a genomic segment contains:
- the lmo4a gene encoding LIM domain transcription factor LMO4a, giving the protein MVNNRVEAPTVAVMGGGGGAVGRSCAGCGGRIADRFLLFSMERYWHTRCLKCSCCHAQLGEYSSTCYSKGGMILCKNDYIRLFGHSGACSACGQSIPASEMVMRAQGNVYHLKCFTCATCRNRLVPGDRFHYINGTIFCEHDRPGAGLLSGHPTPLQANSMMSDQKVC; this is encoded by the exons ATGGTGAACAACAGGGTGGAGGCACCCACAGTGGCAGTGATGGGCGGCGGCGGGGGTGCAGTCGGCAGGTCGTGCGCAGGATGCGGAGGTCGAATTGCAGACCGCTTCCTGCTCTTCTCCATGGAGCGATACTGGCACACGCGATGCCTCAAGTGCTCCTGCTGCCACGCTCAGCTAGGCGAGTACAGCAGCACCTGCTACAGCAAAGGAGGCATGATCCTCTGCAAGAACGACTACATCAG GCTGTTTGGACACAGTGGAGCCTGCAGTGCATGTGGACAGTCTATACCCGCTAGTGAGATGGTGATGCGAGCACAAGGCAACGTATACCACCTTAAG tgTTTCACCTGTGCAACCTGCAGGAACCGCCTGGTCCCTGGTGACCGCTTTCACTACATCAATGGGACTATTTTCTGTGAACATGACCGGCCGGGAGCAGGTCTGCTCAGTGGACATCCAACACCACTGCAGGCCAACAGCATGATGTCTGACCAGAAG GTCTGCTGA